The region GCACAGCTGGGTAGTCACGTTTGGAACAGATAACCGCTGAAAGCATCTAAGCGGGAAACTGACTTCAAGATAAGTATTCTTTAAGACTCCTTCGAGCCTAGGAGGTTGATAGGTTGGGGGTGTAAGGGCTGCGAGGCCTTTAGCTGACCAATACTAATAAGTCGAAGTTTTAACCTTGAATTTACTATATAGTTTTGAATGTCTATGCAAATAGATATAGCTTGGTGAGAATAGCTATGGGGGTACACCCAGATACATTCCGAACCTGGAAGTTAAGCCCGTAAACGCTGAAAGTACTTGGAGGGAAGCCTCCTGGGAGGATAGGAACTTGCCAAGCTCTCAATAAGAGTGCTTCCTTAGCTCAGTCGGTAGAGCATGCGGCTGTTAACCGCAGTGTCAATGGTTCGAGTCCATTAGGAAGCGCCATTTTTTATTTTTTGGAAGTTATTTAAGTTGACATAAATATCAAATTATGATATAATATCTCAGTTAATTTGATATTCCGCTTTAATAGCAATAAAAATTAAATGAATATCTATAGGAGGAGAATAAATGAAAGAAAAATTAATTCAATTAGTAGAGCAAAGCTACTTAAGAAACGACATTCCTGAATTCAAAGCTGGAGATACTATCGCAGTATACTACAAAGTTGTAGAAGGAAACAAAGAAAGAGTTCAATTATTCGAAGGAGTAGTTATCAGAGTAAATGGTGGAGGAATTGCAAAAACTTTCACAATTAGAAAAGTAACTGCTGGTGTAGGAGTAGAAAGAATTATTCCTGTAAACTCTCCAATGATCGACAAAATCGAAGTATTAAAAGTTGGAAGAGTAAGAAGATCTAAGCTTTACTACTTAAGAGGACTTTCTGGTAAAAAAGCTAGAATCAAAGAAATCAGAAAATAATTTATTGGGAGATGGGATTTTTAACCATCTCTTTTTCTTTTTACTTGCTAAAAAAATGGAGTATTATAAAATAAAGCTATAAATAAGATTAAAGGGAGGATAAAATGAACGACAAAATTTATTATGACAAACTAGAAGGAAACTTTCCTAAATTTTTAAAAGATTTGGATAGAGTTATATCGATACCTAGCTATTTACAAGAGGATAATAGCAAATATCCATTTGGTGAAAATATTCAAAAAGCATTAGAAGAAATGATAACTATCTGTAAAGAGTTAGGATTTAGAACTTATATTGATCCACAAGGATATTATGGATATGCTGAGATAGGAAATGGAGATAAATTAGTTGGAGTATTGGGACATCTTGATGTAGTTCCTCCAGGAGATCTGAGTAAATGGGAGAATGATCCATTTAAACCAGTAGTTAAAGATGGAAAATACTATGGAAGAGGGGCACAAGATGATAAAGGACCTACTTTAGCAGCTATATATGCATTAAAAACGCTATTAGATTGTGGGTTTGAACTAAAATATAGAGTGAGATTTATATTTGGTACAGATGAGGAAAATTTATGGAGAGATATGCCAAAATATGTTGAAAAAGAGGAGATGCCGACAATAGGATTTACTCCTGATTCTAAATTTCCACTTATTTATTCGGAAAAGGGACTATTACAATGTAAACTTATAGCTAAAAATGAGAGTGGATTAGTATTTAAAGGCGGAGATGCAATGAATTCTGTTCCATCAAATATGATAGTTCCAAAGAGTGATGAGTTAGTAGAGATGTTAAAAGAACTAAACTATGAATTTAAGGAAAAAGATGGAAAGATTGAAATAGTTGGAAAAAGTGTTCATGCACAAGTTGCTGAAACTGGAATAAACGCTATAAATAGATATATGTATGCTTTAACAAAACTAGGAAAAGAGAGTAAATCAGGAAGATTTATAACTGAGAATTTAATAGGTTATGACTTTGCTGAACCTATTTTTGGAGTAGTAAAGGATGAGCACTCAGGAGAATTAAAGTTTAATGTAGGAAAGATTGAGTTTACAGAGGAAAATGAGATATTAGGAATTGATATGAGAATTCCAGTGACATATGATAAAGAGAAAATAGTAGAAGTACTTACTAAAAAAGCAAAAGAGTATGGATTTGAATATGCTCAACACGATTATTTAAAATCAATATATGTACCATTAGATTCAGAATTAATTACTACTCTTATGAGTGCTTATCAAGAGATAACAGGGGATATGGAATCTCAACCTGTTGCAAGTGGAGGAGCTACTTATGCTAGAGCCATGAATAACTGTGTAGCTTTTGGTTGTGTATTACCAGGAAGTCCTAAGACTGAGCATCAACCAAATGAGTATATTATACTAGATGATATGAAAAAAGCTATGAAAATATATATGAAAGCTTTTGAAAAATTTAATAAATAATATATAAATGGAGAAATAATTATGAATAAAAAGAAAATGTTAAGTGCATACACTATAGTTTTTATATTTCTATTAGTTACTGCTGCGTTGACGTGGATAGTACCTCAATCTGTAGTTATAACAAATGATAGTGGTACACAAGAAGTAATATATAATGCAGTTTTTGGAGCTAATGGAGAAGTTATCAGAGGTGCTGGAGCACAGCCAGCAGGACTTTGGGATGTTATAATGGCTCCAATAACAGGATTTCAAAATGCTGGACCAGTAAGTATTGCAATATTGATGGCAGGAGCGTTTTTAGGATTAATAAATTCGGTAGGAGCATTAGATGCAGGAATAGGAGGATTATTAAAAAGATATACTGGAACTTCTCTTATTGTAATTTTAATGTTTGTATTTGCTGTATTTGGAAGTGTTTTTGGATTTTGGGAGGAGATACCAGCTTTCTCAATAGTTATTGTTCCATTATTTGTACTAGCTGGGTATGATGTTATGACAGGATTAGCTGTTCTATTTATAGGAGCTACTGTTGGAAATATGGCCAGTGTAGTAAATCCATTCTCAGTAGGAGCAGCTATTGGAGCTATTGGTAATCCAGAGCTTTCATTAGGAAGTGGAATGATTTTAAGAATGGTAATCTTTATAGCTATGTATCTAGTTGGAGTGATTTATGTTATAAAGTATGCTAATAGTGTAAAAAATGATAAGGCAAAATCAGTAGTGGCAGATATAGAAGTAAATACAAGAGTTAATGAAGAGGGACATGAATTACCAGAACTTACAAAGAAAAGATTTTGGTCAATTATGGTATTGGTAGGAATAATTGTTCTATTAATTTTAGGATATATGCCTTGGTATGTAGTAGAGTTAGATGGAGGAAAAACACTTCAAGATGTTATAAATGCTCCAATAAACTTTATTGCTTCAATACCTGTATTAGGAAATTTAAGTGGACTTAAACATTTTACTCCATTTGGAGATTGGTATTTTGGAGAATTTGCTTTTGTTTTCTTACTAGGGTCTATTTTAATAGGAGTTATTAATAAAATGCCAGAGGAGGAATTTGTAAAGGAGTTTGCAAATGGTGCTAAAGATTTATTAGGTGTAATTTTAGTTCTTTCAGTAGCAAATGGAATATCTGTACTTATGGGAAGTAAGACTTCTGGAATGTCTGTAACATTTGTTTATTGGATTCAGACAGCACTTCAAGGAATACCAGCATGGGCTTTCTCTATAGCAACAGTAGCAGCTTATGTAGGTATAGGTTTCTTCTTACAATCAACAAGTGGAGTTGCAGGGATTACAATGCCAATACTTGGTGCTGTAACTATGGCACTATTCCAAGGTAGTGATATAGGAGCTACTGGTGGACAAGTAATGTTAATTTCAGCTTTTACAGTAGGAATAAACTTTATGTGTGGAATATATCCGGGAGCTAGTACAATGGGAACTTTAGAGTTATTCCATGTACCATATGATAGATATTTAAAGTTCACATTAAAGGTTTTTCTACCAATGTTAGTAATAGGATGTTTAATAATATCAGCCTCACAATTTGTAGGGTTAATTTAATAAACTAATAAAAGTATTTAATAGTAACTATTTAGAATCTTTGCGGTGACTGGATAGTTACTATTTTTTATTGAAAAATTTCTCCTTTATTTTATCAAAAAAATTTTTTTGTTTAGGATATACTTTTTCTATTTCATTTTTTAAATATCTTTTTCTTCTCCCATTTGGACAGCTTTTACATAATTTAGCTTTACAAATACTACAACCGTTTAAAATTTTCTCAAGTTCATCTTTATATTTTTTTATCATAATCATTACCTCTTTAACCTCTTTATTTAATATGATAAATTTTAATTCTATAATAAAGAAATGTCAACTAAATAAATTTTAAAACATTTTGTAGTGAAATTAAGTCTAAAAAATAAGTTTTCTATGAAAGGAGGAAATTTTAATGTAAAAATTTTCAAAAGTGTGATAGAATATATATTATTTAAGGAATTATGGAGTGAAATATGGAAAAAAGTAAATTGATATTAAATGGAATTTTTTATACTATTGTTACAATTATATTTATAATTTTATTTATTAAAGAGAAAAAAATAGGGGCATGGATAAAAGAACATAGAGATAAATTTTCAGATAGACTGGTTTCAAAGTTAGGATGGGAAGGAAAAAGTTCAGGGGTAGCTTTAAAGAAGACAATAGCTTTTGTAGAGAGTATAGGAACAGCTTTAATTTTAGTTTTAATTATACAAAAAATATATTTAGGAAACTTTTTAGTTCCAACTGGTTCAATGGAACCTACAATAATGCCAAAGGATAGACTTTTTGGGAATATGGTTGTCTATAAATTTAGAAAACCAGAAAGAAATGAGATAATAGTATTTAAGGAACCAATTCAAAATAAGGTATTATATACTAAGAGGGTAATGGGATTACCTGGAGAAAAGGTTGCTCTAAAGGATAATCATCTGTATATTAATGATCAAAAATTAGATATAAGAGAGTACTCAAGTTTAGGACAACTAGGAGAAGATGGTTACTGGATAGTACCTAAAAAAGGTGATGTTATCGAAGTTATCCCAGGGGCTAACTATGGTGAATATGTGTGGAGTAAAGCTGGGCAACCAATAGATGTGGCTGAGGTTCAAAAACAATTGGTAGCTAATCCAGGAGCAGTGGCTCAAATACTGCCAGATTTAGAGTTTAGAGTAAATGGAGTAAAAACTGGAATGGTTTTAGATATAATACATGATTCTAATGCTGTGAAAAAAATATTTGCTGGTGAAAAAGTTACAGTAGTAGCAGATGAAGATTATTACTTAGCATTAGGAGATAATACTAATGGTAGTTATGACTCAAGAATGTGGGGATTTGTAAAAGAGAGTAGAATAAAGGGAAAAGCTTTTGTAAGATTTTGGCCTTTAAATAGAATATCACTTTTAAAATAATTGGAGTAGATATGAAAATAGTTAATAATATAGAAGCAAAAATTTTAGAAGAATTGGAAAAAAGATGCTTCCCAAATAGTGCCTATACATTTAAACAAATAGAAGATATGGTAGCAGATAAAGAGAAATATCAAGTATTGGGAGTGGTTGATAATGAGATATTAATAGGATACTTGATAATATTTGATAATAGTGAATCATTAGAGATTATGAAGATAGGTACACTACCTGAATATAGAAAACAAGGAGTAGCAAAACTTCTTATTGAAGAGTTACTA is a window of Candidatus Fusobacterium pullicola DNA encoding:
- a CDS encoding Sapep family Mn(2+)-dependent dipeptidase gives rise to the protein MNDKIYYDKLEGNFPKFLKDLDRVISIPSYLQEDNSKYPFGENIQKALEEMITICKELGFRTYIDPQGYYGYAEIGNGDKLVGVLGHLDVVPPGDLSKWENDPFKPVVKDGKYYGRGAQDDKGPTLAAIYALKTLLDCGFELKYRVRFIFGTDEENLWRDMPKYVEKEEMPTIGFTPDSKFPLIYSEKGLLQCKLIAKNESGLVFKGGDAMNSVPSNMIVPKSDELVEMLKELNYEFKEKDGKIEIVGKSVHAQVAETGINAINRYMYALTKLGKESKSGRFITENLIGYDFAEPIFGVVKDEHSGELKFNVGKIEFTEENEILGIDMRIPVTYDKEKIVEVLTKKAKEYGFEYAQHDYLKSIYVPLDSELITTLMSAYQEITGDMESQPVASGGATYARAMNNCVAFGCVLPGSPKTEHQPNEYIILDDMKKAMKIYMKAFEKFNK
- the rimI gene encoding ribosomal protein S18-alanine N-acetyltransferase, giving the protein MKIVNNIEAKILEELEKRCFPNSAYTFKQIEDMVADKEKYQVLGVVDNEILIGYLIIFDNSESLEIMKIGTLPEYRKQGVAKLLIEELLKLKKDIFLEVRESNSAREFYKNCGFQEIGKRKNYYPDTGEAAIIMMRNI
- the lepB gene encoding signal peptidase I, encoding MEKSKLILNGIFYTIVTIIFIILFIKEKKIGAWIKEHRDKFSDRLVSKLGWEGKSSGVALKKTIAFVESIGTALILVLIIQKIYLGNFLVPTGSMEPTIMPKDRLFGNMVVYKFRKPERNEIIVFKEPIQNKVLYTKRVMGLPGEKVALKDNHLYINDQKLDIREYSSLGQLGEDGYWIVPKKGDVIEVIPGANYGEYVWSKAGQPIDVAEVQKQLVANPGAVAQILPDLEFRVNGVKTGMVLDIIHDSNAVKKIFAGEKVTVVADEDYYLALGDNTNGSYDSRMWGFVKESRIKGKAFVRFWPLNRISLLK
- the rplS gene encoding 50S ribosomal protein L19 produces the protein MKEKLIQLVEQSYLRNDIPEFKAGDTIAVYYKVVEGNKERVQLFEGVVIRVNGGGIAKTFTIRKVTAGVGVERIIPVNSPMIDKIEVLKVGRVRRSKLYYLRGLSGKKARIKEIRK
- a CDS encoding YfcC family protein; this translates as MNKKKMLSAYTIVFIFLLVTAALTWIVPQSVVITNDSGTQEVIYNAVFGANGEVIRGAGAQPAGLWDVIMAPITGFQNAGPVSIAILMAGAFLGLINSVGALDAGIGGLLKRYTGTSLIVILMFVFAVFGSVFGFWEEIPAFSIVIVPLFVLAGYDVMTGLAVLFIGATVGNMASVVNPFSVGAAIGAIGNPELSLGSGMILRMVIFIAMYLVGVIYVIKYANSVKNDKAKSVVADIEVNTRVNEEGHELPELTKKRFWSIMVLVGIIVLLILGYMPWYVVELDGGKTLQDVINAPINFIASIPVLGNLSGLKHFTPFGDWYFGEFAFVFLLGSILIGVINKMPEEEFVKEFANGAKDLLGVILVLSVANGISVLMGSKTSGMSVTFVYWIQTALQGIPAWAFSIATVAAYVGIGFFLQSTSGVAGITMPILGAVTMALFQGSDIGATGGQVMLISAFTVGINFMCGIYPGASTMGTLELFHVPYDRYLKFTLKVFLPMLVIGCLIISASQFVGLI